ATCCGCCGCGCCACCTTGCGCAACGCCGGGGCGCCGGGGCGGCCATAAAGCGCCTCAAGCGCCGGAATGTCGTCAATGTACTGCATCTGGATCAAACCCCGCTTCGCGCATCAGCGCGTTGGATTTCGCCTCGACCACCCGCTCCAGTTCGGCGGTCAGCTCGGTCCGCGACAACCCCGGCAGGATCGGGTCGAGAAACTCGACCACGCCCAGCCCCGGCCTGCGCATCACCCCCGAGCGGGGCCAGAACAGGCCGACATTGGTCGCCACCGGCACACAGGGCTGCCCGAGTTCGCGATAGAGCACACCCGGCCCGGATTTATAGGGCCGATGGTCGCCCGGCGCGACACGCGTGCCCTGCGGATAGATGATCAGCTGGCCGGGTTCGGCCACCTCGGCGGCGACATCGCGCACCATCTTTGCCAGCGCCGCGCCGCGCTTGCTGCGGTCGATCGGCACGCAGCCGAGCCGCTTGGCGTAGAGGCCGATCACCGGCGTCCACAGCAATTCGCGCTTCATGATGAACTTGGGCCAGGGCACGGCGTCGAATATGATCAGGATATCGAGAAACGACTGGTGCTTGGCCGCGATCAGCACCTCGTCCTGCGGCGGGGTGCCGCGCACCTCGGTGCGGATGCCGACCATGACCCGCGCCGTCCACAGCACCACCTTGCAATAGCTCTTGCAGGCGGCCCGGGCGCCCTTGCGCGATACCGCCGCCCAGGGCGCGAACAACAGCCCCCAGACTGCCATGAACCCGTAGATGAACAGGACGAAGAAAAGCGAACGCAGCCACTGAATCGCCTGTCCCATCCCTGTCGTTCCTTTCGCCCGGCCCCGGTCACCCGGTTTTGCCCCAGCACCGGCGCGGTTTCAATGCCGCGCAGGCGTCCCGGCGCCGAGCGGTCGATGCGCCATTGCCCCGGCGCGTGGAATTCCTATGATCGCGGCTCCGAACGATTGCGCGGAAAGCCTGCGATGCGCCTGTCCTGTCCCAGTTGCCGAATCCTCTATGACGTACCGGGCGGGGTGATCCCCGAAACCGGCCGCATCGTCGAATGCCCCAGCTGCGGGCGGGTCTGGCTGCAGAAACCGGTCGCGATCGCCGATGCCGAAACGATGCACCCGGCGCCGACCGATGCGGAGACCGATGCGCCTGCCGGAGACGACGAGAACTTCGAACCGCCGCCGCGGCTCGAACACAGCCCCGAGGTTCTGCGGATCCTGCGCGAAGAGGCGGAACGCGAAACCCGCCTGCGCCAGCAGGATGCCACGCCGACACCCGCCGCGCCGGAGCGCGACATGCCGGCGGCACGGGATGGCGTGGCCACGGAAACCGTCCCCGCACCGGCGCCCGCCCCCGCGCGGCCGGGCGGCACCGGATTTGCCCGCGGCTTTCTCACCGCGCTGGTGATCGCGGCGCTGGCGGTGCTGGCCTATGTCAACGCCGCACGGATCGCCGAGCGGGTGCCACAGGCGGAACCGGCCCTGACGGTCTATGTGGAAAAGGTGAACGCGGCGCGGCTGTGGCTGACGGTGCAGGCGCAGGCGATGGGGCTGCGATAGGTCGGCTCAGAACCGTTCCAGCAACCGCTTGAGATAGTCCAGTTCCAGCGTCGGACGGTCGCCATCGCCGGACCGGCGGCGGATCTCGTCCAGCAATTCGCGGGCGCGGCGATAGACATCTTCGCCCTGGAGCATGTTCTCGTCACTGCCGATCGACCCGCGCGCACCGGCACGGCGGCCCAGCGGGTCGCGCATCTCGCCCTGCATGTCACCGTCCTCGGGGCCCTGTCCGGGCTGGTCCTGCTGCATCTCGGCCAGCGCCTCGCCCAGCGACCGCATGCCTTCGCGCAGCGCCTCCATCGCTTCGGACTGGCGGTCGATGGCATCGGCATAGTCGTCGCCGCGCAACGCCTCTTCGGCCCCATCCATCGCCCGTCCCGCCCGGTCCAGCGCATCGCGCGCCGCATCGCCCTGTTCGGTTCCGGCGCCGGGCAGGTTTTCGCGCTGGTCGCGCAGCGTATCCCGCAGCGCCTGCTGCCGGTCGGCCAGGTTGCCCTCGTCGCCATTGCCCTGACCCTCGCCCTGGCGGTTCGGATCATCCGTGCCGCCACGGCCACCCTGCCCGTCATGGCTCTGCCCCCGGCCCAGCCCGCCCGAGCGGCCCTCATTGTCCTGGTTCTGACCGGCCTGCGCGCCCGGATCGAACTGTTCCTGAAGATCGCGGAATGCCTGGTCGGACAGGCCCTGCTGCTGGCGCAGCGTGTCGGCCAGGCCCTCCATCGCCTGCTGGCCCTGGGACTGGCCCGCCTGGCCCTGGCCGTTCTGGGTGACGCGCATGTTTTCCATCATCTGCTGAAGCTCCTGCAGCGCCTGTTGCGCCTCGGCCATGCGGCCCTGCTCCATCAGATCCTGAATCCGGTCCATCATCCGCTGCAGGTCGTCCTGCGACATCTGCATTTCGTTGCCGGACAGCTGGTCGCCCTGTTCGCCCGGCTGCTGCCCGCGTTCGCGCGCCTCGCGCGACAGCTGGCGCAGGTAATTGTCGGTCGCCTGCCGCAGCTCCTGCATCAGCTCGGCGATTTCCTGGTCGGATGCCCCGTTCCTCATCGCCTCCGAAAGCCGGTCCTGCGCCCGCCGCAGGCGTTCCAGCGCGTCGCCCAGATCGCCTTCTTCCAGCAGGATGGCGAGATCCCACAGCGCCTGCGCGATCTCGGCCTGGCCGTCGGTGCTCAGTCCATAGCGGGCAAAGGTCTCGAGCCGCCGCAGGATCACCCGCAGCCGCAGATAGGCGGTTTCCGACCGGAACACGTCCTCGGGGCGATGCGACACCGCGCGCAGGACCTGCGCCACCCGCCCCGCATTGGACCGCGCCCACAGCAGGTCGCGCCGCTGTTCGGCCACCGCCGCCGCCAGCGGATCGAAGAACCGCCGCGCCGGCAGCGCCGCCCGCAGCGGCACGGCAGCGCCGGTCTGCCCGGCGGCATCTTCGACCGACATGGCAAAGACCACCGGCAGATGCGCCCAGGGATGTTCCGAGAAATCCTCGATCAGCGTTTCGGCAAACTCGCGCCGGTCGCCCGCCACCGGCAGCGGCAGCGGCACGGTCACCGGGTCGCGCGGTTCTGGATCGACGGCCAGCCCGTGGCGGCGATCCACCGCCGCCAGGTCCAGTTCGATCCGCACCTCGCCCCCGGTCACGCCATAGTCGTCGGCGGCGGTGAACGGCAGCGACATCCGCCCCAGCGTCCCGGTTTCGGGCGGCCCGGCGGCCGAGATCCGCGGCGGCGCATCGGGCACCATGTCGACCTGCCAGCCCTGCCCGCCGGGGCCGTCGATGCGCAGCTCGCCCGACTGCGCGATCGTGAAATCCTGTTCGGGGCTCGACGCAGGCGGCACCTCGCCCGTGCGCCCCGACACGGTTTCCGACAGGGTCAGCGCCCCCACCTCGCCGTAGAAGCGCAGGATCACGCGGCTGCCTTCCGGGGCGGTCAGCGTCGCGCCCGGAACATCGGCGAGATAGATCGTGGGCAGGCCGGTATGGCGCGGCGGCTCGAGCCAGCCTTCCCAGGTGGGACCGGCCGCCAGCGCGTCCGCCTGTCCGGGTGCCAGTTCGGTCACGGTGCCGACCCGCCAGAGCGACCCGAACAGCAGCGCCACCGCGAAGAGCAGCACCGCCATGTGCCGCAGCCCGAACGGGTCGCGCCGCGCGATACGCAGGTCCGGCCGCGGCGGGCGCGCCCGCGCCGCCGCCTCGGCCATGCGGGCCTGATGCGCCTGCCACAGCGCGCGCGATGCCGGATCACCCGCACCGATCGCCTGTTCGTCGAGCATGGCGCGGATCGGTCGGCCCGCCATGGTGTGGTCGAGCCGCGCGATCGCGTCCTGCCGCGATGGCCAGCGGAACCGCCGCAGCCCGCGCCACAGGCAGATGAACAGCCCCAGCACCCCGGCGACCGCACCGCCCCAGACCAGTTCCACCGGCAGGATCTCGTGCAGGCCCAGCATCAGCGCCGCCAGCAGCGCCAGCGCCAGCGACCCCAGCGGCCAGAATGCGCGCAGCGCCCGTTCCGCCACCAGCCCGGCGCGGGTCAGCCGCAGCGGCCAGCGCAGCGGTGTCAGTTCGGGATCGGGTCGGGCGCGTCGGCGCATGGGTCTCTCCGCGCGGCAACGACGCGGATCTGCATCACAGCCACGGCGGGATCGTATCGCGATTTATCATCTCTTCATAGCTTGGCCTTGGACGAATAACCGCGAATTGATCCCCGTTCACCATGACTTCGGGTATCAGGGGGCGGGTATTGTATTCGCTGGCCATCACCGCGCCATAGGCTCCGGCGCTGCGGAACGCGATCAGGTCGCCCGCCGCCAGCGGCGGCAGATCGCGGCCGCGCGCGAACGTATCGCCGGTTTCGCAGACCGGGCCGACGATGTCATAGGGCCGCCGTTCCAGCCCCGGTTCGGGTTCGATCACCGGCACGATGTCGTGATACGCCTCGTACATGGCCGGGCGGATCAGGTCGTTCATCGCCCCGTCGACGATCAGGAAATCGCGCCCCTCGCCCGATTTCACATAGATCACCCGGGACACCATGATGCCCGCGTTGCCCGCGATCAGGCGGCCGGGCTCGATCTCGATCTCGCAGTCCAGATGACCCAGGACGCGCTTGATCATCGCGCAGTATTCCAGCGGCAGCGGCGGCGCCTCGTTCGACCGGGCATAGGGGATGCCCAGCCCGCCGCCCAGGTCCAGCCGCCGGATGTCGTGACCGTCCGCGCGCAGGGTTTCGGTCAGCTCGGCAACCTTGGCATAGGCCGCTTCGAACGGGGCAAGCTCGGTCAGCTGGCTGCCGATATGCACGTCGATCCCGATCACCTCGAGCCCGGGCAGCGCGGTGGCGCGGGCATAGGCCGCACGGGCGCGCGCGATCGGGATGCCGAACTTGTTCTCGGACTTGCCGGTGGCGATCTTGGCATGGGTGCGGGCATCCACGTCCGGGTTCACCCGCAGCGTGACCGGCGCGACCTTGCCCATCTCCAGCGCCACCGCGTTCAGTACCTCCATTTCCGGTTCAGATTCGACGTTGAACTGGCGGATGCCGCCCGCCAGCGCGGTGCGGATCTCCTCGGCGGTCTTGCCGACACCGGAAAACACGATCTTTCCCCCCGGCACCCCGGCGGCCCTGGCGCGCAGGTATTCGCCCTGGCTGACCACATCCATGCCCGCACCGGCCTGCGCCAGCGTGCGCAGGATGGCCTGGTTGCTGGCGGCCTTCATCGCATAGCAGACAAGGTGGTCGGTCCCGTCGAGCGCCTCGTCGAACAGCCGGAAATGGCGCAGCAGCGTCGCGGTCGAATAGAGGTAGAACGGCGTGCCGACGGCGGCCGCGATCTCGGCCACCGGCACGTCCTCGGCGAACAGGGCGCCGTCGCGATAGAGAAAATGATCCATGAGGCGCGATTAGACCGGAAACCGCCGCCGGATCAACGGCAAACCCGGCGCTAGACCACCGGCCGGGTGCGCAGGAACAGGTAGAGCGGCAGGCCGCAGCCCACCCCGATGCAGAAGGTTGCCGGGATCGCGACCAGCGCGGGCCAGTTGCGGCGCACCGCCACCTCGGCGATCACGAACACGCACAGCGCGATTGCGGCGATGGTCAGTTCCCAGGCCAGGCCCGAACTGGCCGCGTTCGTGTGCCAGGCCGCGACCAGCGCCCGCAGGTCAAAGCCGTTGGCGCGGAACCACGCGGAGAAATGGATCATCGGCTGCACCGCGCCCCACAGGGCCAGCGCCAGGTAGATCATCCGCAGGGGCGACACGGCTCAGAACCCGAAATAGAGCCCGACCGGCCCCCGGCGCAGCCCGATACCGCCCTGCGCATAGCCGCCACCGCCGCTGCCCGCCGCCAGCGTCACCGTGGTATCCAGCGTCGGCGGTTGAGGGTCGCCATCGGCGCCGCAGGCCGCCAGCGCGGCCAGCAGCAGCAGGGCAACGGGAACGGGCAGACGTGTCATCCCAGCTTTTCCTTCCACCGCGCGATCTGCGCCCGCACCTGCGCGGGCGCGGTGCCGCCATAGGACATGCGCGAGTTTACCGAGTTTTCGACCCCGAGAACAGAATACACGTCCTGCGTGATGCCCGCATGCACCGACTGCATGTCGGCCAAGGGCAGGTCCGGCAGGTCGCAGCCGCGTTTCTCGGCCATCGCCACCAGCGTGCCGGTGACGTGATGGGCATCGCGGAACGGCAGGTTCAGCACCCGCACCAGCCAGTCGGCCAGATCGGTCGCGGTCGAGAACCCCGACCCGGCGGCGGCGGCCAGCGCATCGCGGTTCGCTGCCATGTCGCGCACCATGCCCTCCATCGCCGCCAGCGCCAGCATCAGCGAATCGGCGGCGTCGAAGACCTGTTCCTTGTCTTCCTGCATGTCCTTGGAATAGGTCAGCGCCAGCCCCTTCATCACCATCATCAGCGCGGTGTTGGCGCCGAAGATACGCCCGATCTTGGCGCGGATCAGCTCGGCCGCGTCGGGGTTCTTCTTCTGCGGCATGATGCTGGACCCGGTCGAGAACCGGTCGGACAGCGCCACGAACCGGAACTGGGCGCTGGACCAGATCACCAGCTCTTCGGCCAGCCGCGACAGGTGCATCGCGCAGATCGACGCCGCCGAGAGGAACTCGAGCGCGAAATCCCGGTCGCTGACCGCGTCCAGCGAATTGGCGCAGGGCCGATCAAAGCCCAGCGCGGCCGCGGTCATGTCGCGGTCGATGGGGAACGAGGTGCCCGCCAGCGCCGCCGCGCCCAGCGGTGATTCGTTCATCCGCGCGCGGGCATCGCGGACCCGCGACAGGTCGCGCCCGAACATTTCCACATAGGCCATCATGTGGTGCCCCCAGGTC
This is a stretch of genomic DNA from Pukyongiella litopenaei. It encodes these proteins:
- the argH gene encoding argininosuccinate lyase, translating into MTDQTSNQMWGGRFAAGPDAIMEAINASIGFDRRMAAQDIAGSRAHAAMLAATGVISDSDAQAIREGLLTVLSEIEGGTFTYSTALEDIHMNVEARLKDIIGEPAGRLHTGRSRNDQVATDFRLWVRDQLDAADAGIVALLRALLAQAGAGANWVMPGFTHLQTAQPVTWGHHMMAYVEMFGRDLSRVRDARARMNESPLGAAALAGTSFPIDRDMTAAALGFDRPCANSLDAVSDRDFALEFLSAASICAMHLSRLAEELVIWSSAQFRFVALSDRFSTGSSIMPQKKNPDAAELIRAKIGRIFGANTALMMVMKGLALTYSKDMQEDKEQVFDAADSLMLALAAMEGMVRDMAANRDALAAAAGSGFSTATDLADWLVRVLNLPFRDAHHVTGTLVAMAEKRGCDLPDLPLADMQSVHAGITQDVYSVLGVENSVNSRMSYGGTAPAQVRAQIARWKEKLG
- a CDS encoding DUF2834 domain-containing protein yields the protein MSPLRMIYLALALWGAVQPMIHFSAWFRANGFDLRALVAAWHTNAASSGLAWELTIAAIALCVFVIAEVAVRRNWPALVAIPATFCIGVGCGLPLYLFLRTRPVV
- a CDS encoding TIGR02302 family protein — translated: MRRRARPDPELTPLRWPLRLTRAGLVAERALRAFWPLGSLALALLAALMLGLHEILPVELVWGGAVAGVLGLFICLWRGLRRFRWPSRQDAIARLDHTMAGRPIRAMLDEQAIGAGDPASRALWQAHQARMAEAAARARPPRPDLRIARRDPFGLRHMAVLLFAVALLFGSLWRVGTVTELAPGQADALAAGPTWEGWLEPPRHTGLPTIYLADVPGATLTAPEGSRVILRFYGEVGALTLSETVSGRTGEVPPASSPEQDFTIAQSGELRIDGPGGQGWQVDMVPDAPPRISAAGPPETGTLGRMSLPFTAADDYGVTGGEVRIELDLAAVDRRHGLAVDPEPRDPVTVPLPLPVAGDRREFAETLIEDFSEHPWAHLPVVFAMSVEDAAGQTGAAVPLRAALPARRFFDPLAAAVAEQRRDLLWARSNAGRVAQVLRAVSHRPEDVFRSETAYLRLRVILRRLETFARYGLSTDGQAEIAQALWDLAILLEEGDLGDALERLRRAQDRLSEAMRNGASDQEIAELMQELRQATDNYLRQLSREARERGQQPGEQGDQLSGNEMQMSQDDLQRMMDRIQDLMEQGRMAEAQQALQELQQMMENMRVTQNGQGQAGQSQGQQAMEGLADTLRQQQGLSDQAFRDLQEQFDPGAQAGQNQDNEGRSGGLGRGQSHDGQGGRGGTDDPNRQGEGQGNGDEGNLADRQQALRDTLRDQRENLPGAGTEQGDAARDALDRAGRAMDGAEEALRGDDYADAIDRQSEAMEALREGMRSLGEALAEMQQDQPGQGPEDGDMQGEMRDPLGRRAGARGSIGSDENMLQGEDVYRRARELLDEIRRRSGDGDRPTLELDYLKRLLERF
- a CDS encoding lysophospholipid acyltransferase family protein; the protein is MGQAIQWLRSLFFVLFIYGFMAVWGLLFAPWAAVSRKGARAACKSYCKVVLWTARVMVGIRTEVRGTPPQDEVLIAAKHQSFLDILIIFDAVPWPKFIMKRELLWTPVIGLYAKRLGCVPIDRSKRGAALAKMVRDVAAEVAEPGQLIIYPQGTRVAPGDHRPYKSGPGVLYRELGQPCVPVATNVGLFWPRSGVMRRPGLGVVEFLDPILPGLSRTELTAELERVVEAKSNALMREAGFDPDAVH
- the lysA gene encoding diaminopimelate decarboxylase, yielding MDHFLYRDGALFAEDVPVAEIAAAVGTPFYLYSTATLLRHFRLFDEALDGTDHLVCYAMKAASNQAILRTLAQAGAGMDVVSQGEYLRARAAGVPGGKIVFSGVGKTAEEIRTALAGGIRQFNVESEPEMEVLNAVALEMGKVAPVTLRVNPDVDARTHAKIATGKSENKFGIPIARARAAYARATALPGLEVIGIDVHIGSQLTELAPFEAAYAKVAELTETLRADGHDIRRLDLGGGLGIPYARSNEAPPLPLEYCAMIKRVLGHLDCEIEIEPGRLIAGNAGIMVSRVIYVKSGEGRDFLIVDGAMNDLIRPAMYEAYHDIVPVIEPEPGLERRPYDIVGPVCETGDTFARGRDLPPLAAGDLIAFRSAGAYGAVMASEYNTRPLIPEVMVNGDQFAVIRPRPSYEEMINRDTIPPWL
- a CDS encoding zinc-ribbon domain-containing protein, which gives rise to MRLSCPSCRILYDVPGGVIPETGRIVECPSCGRVWLQKPVAIADAETMHPAPTDAETDAPAGDDENFEPPPRLEHSPEVLRILREEAERETRLRQQDATPTPAAPERDMPAARDGVATETVPAPAPAPARPGGTGFARGFLTALVIAALAVLAYVNAARIAERVPQAEPALTVYVEKVNAARLWLTVQAQAMGLR